The following are from one region of the Papaver somniferum cultivar HN1 unplaced genomic scaffold, ASM357369v1 unplaced-scaffold_132, whole genome shotgun sequence genome:
- the LOC113333375 gene encoding uncharacterized protein LOC113333375, which produces MGWKAAQKLVQNWKGLRGDNVMIIRGKDKGETGVVKRVVRTQNRVIVEGKNLVKKHIKQGQGHEGGIFTVEAPLHVSNVQVVDPVTGKPCKVGVKYLEDGTKVRVSRGIGASGSIIPRPEILKIRTTPRPTIAGAKDTPMEQVLEKTYDAKTGRGMPSL; this is translated from the exons ATGGGTTGGAAAGCAGCGCAGAAGCTTGTACAAAACTGGAAGGGTCTCAGAGGCGACAAT GTGATGATTATTAGGGGCAAAGATAAGGGTGAGACTGGAGTCGTCAAGCGTGTTGTCCGCACTCAGAATCGTGTTATTGTGGAAGGGAAGAATCTG GTAAAGAAACATATCAAGCAAGGTCAAGGTCATGAAGGTGGAATTTTTACTGTTGAAGCTCCTCTTCATGTTTCGAATGTCCAAGTTGTCGATCCTGTTACAGG GAAGCCTTGTAAGGTTGGAGTCAAATACTTAGAAGATGGTACAAAAGTAAGAGTGTCTCGAGGTATAGGAGCTTCTGGCTCCATTATTCCTCGTCCGGAGATCCTAAAGATAAGGACCACCCCTAGACCCACAATTG CCGGTGCGAAAGATACACCAATGGAACAAGTTCTGGAAAAAACTTATGATGCGAAGACTGGCAGGGGGATGCCTAGCCTTTAG
- the LOC113332885 gene encoding vicilin-like antimicrobial peptides 2-2: protein MAMMKIKSYTLILFSLISIFLLSATLSLCHHDHNLRQCRERCEQKQKYQQQRCLRDCQEKYGGTGWESTEEETERSHEHNKRWEEEQQQQNNPYFFEEESFKEWFRTQDGYFSVSQKFSEKSKLLRAFDNYRLSFFEANPHTFLVPSHIDAEYIFYVVKGKGTISLVNQESRETYNLERGDVLRVPAGTILNVINRDNEQKLQFAEFAQSISIPSKPRDYIGMGGQNPESFFNSFSGEVLEAAFNTPRDQLKRLFGQQKKGMMFQASEEQIKAISKHASESHQKRKGKSSRGPFNLLQKSPLHSNEHGKLFQIDGNDYNQLQDLDMSVTFKNITKGGMMAPFYNSKSSRFVMIVKGHGYFEMACPHLSETQQRGQRTQAQEETEQEDVHYQRISAQLRPKTAFIIPAGHPTTIVASKNENLQMVVFGVNVRDNQKNFLAGRENVMNQMSREAKELGFNMQAKEVEEIFNNQKESFFLPGPQQQQQKHDVPLNSIYDFPAF from the exons atGGCGATGATGAAAATCAAAAGCTATACTTTGATTCTCTTCTCATTAATCTCTATATTTCTTCTATCTGCAACTCTTTCTTTGTGTCATCATGATCATAATTTAAGGCAATGTAGAGAGCgttgtgaacaaaaacaaaaataccaacaACAGCGTTGCCTTAGAGATTGTCAAGAAAAGTATGGAGGAACAGGATGGGAATCaacagaagaagaaacagaaagaAGTCATGAACATAACAAACGTTGGGAAGAAGAGCAACAACAACAGAATAATCCTTATTTCTTCGAAGAAGAAAGTTTTAAGGAATGGTTTAGAACACAAGATGGGTATTTCAGTGTTTCACAAAAGTTTTCTGAAAAATCAAAGCTACTTCGAGCGTTTGATAATTATCGTTTATCATTCTTTGAAGCTAATCCTCATACTTTCTTAGTCCCTAGCCACATTGATGCTGAATATATCTTTTATGTTGTGAAAG GGAAAGGAACAATAAGTTTGGTGAATCAAGAAAGTAGAGAGACATACAATCTCGAACGTGGAGACGTATTGAGGGTTCCAGCAGGGACCATACTCAACGTAATAAATAGGGACAATGAACAGAAGCTTCAGTTTGCTGAATTTGCTCAATCCATCTCCATTCCAAGCAAACCCAGG GATTACATTGGAATGGGAGGGCAGAATCCAGAATCATTTTTCAATAGCTTTAGTGGTGAAGTACTTGAAGCTGCTTTCAAT ACACCAAGGGATCAATTAAagaggttgtttggacaacaaaagAAAGGAATGATGTTCCAAGCATCAGAAGAACAAATTAAGGCAATCAGTAAACACGCATCAGAGAGTCACCAGAAGAGGAAAGGAAAATCATCAAGAGGACCCTTTAACCTATTGCAGAAGTCTCCTTTACATTCTAACGAACATGGAAAGCTATTTCAAATAGATGGAAATGACTACAATCAACTTCAAGATCTCGATATGTCCGTTACCTTCAAAAACATCACCAAG GGTGGAATGATGGCACCATTTTACAATTCAAAATCAAGTAGATTTGTGATGATAGTCAAGGGTCATGGTTACTTTGAAATGGCTTGTCCACATCTCTCTGAAACCCAACAAAGAGGACAGAGGACGCAAGCACAGGAAGAAACAGAGCAAGAAGACGTACATTACCAAAGGATCAGTGCACAACTTCGCCCAAAAACAGCATTTATAATCCCGGCAGGTCATCCTACCACCATTGTTGCATCCAAAAACGAAAACCTACAGATGGTTGTATTTGGAGTCAATGTCCGTGACAATCAGAAAAACTTCCTTGCAG GGAGGGAGAACGTTATGAACCAGATGAGTAGAGAGGCTAAGGAATTAGGGTTCAACATGCAAGCAAAAGAGGTGGAAGAAATCTTTAACAACCAGAAAGAATCTTTCTTTCTACCAGGGcctcagcaacagcaacaaaaacATGATGTTCCTTTGAACTCCATCTATGATTTTCCTGCCTTCTAA